The Echeneis naucrates chromosome 10, fEcheNa1.1, whole genome shotgun sequence genome has a window encoding:
- the agtr2 gene encoding type-2 angiotensin II receptor codes for MAIPNDLSVFNSTSSPYLTTGISNVSFAPCTDWTPISMTTVIPTVYSIICVLGTTANILAVSVLAQANTSRRTVANTFMLNLCVSDLLFLLSLPLWAVYYSRGYSWPFGRVACKICGLLLHFNLYASIFFITSMSIDRYLAIVHPFRSQSARNPKRARLTCVLVWALAFVCSAPTLALRDTRYIMNFSVEACVILYPTHTWYMSLVLMKIILAFLLPLIIISCCYYAIGRHLVAGTWPIRMQNSSPSSSMPSFKSTESHQSSCKPERPPTPCVNPSSSSDRPMQGRGVERVLWTVAAVVLAFFFCWFPFHCVTFMDVLTSEGWLDGCWVTWTIHNLTPLTLCLGFSNSAINPMLYCFIGNHFRGRLSGFCKGLCACLKSRGDDHNQKRSSFSTRLSSFSRKLSDLKDLAIVEPTGPS; via the coding sequence ATGGCAATCCCCAATGACCTCTCCGTTTTCaactccacctcctccccttaTTTAACTACAGGGATTTCAAACGTCTCTTTCGCCCCCTGCACAGACTGGACTCCTATATCCATGACAACAGTCATACCCACAGTCTACAGCATTATCTGTGTGCTGGGAACTACAGCAAATATCCTGGCAGTGTCTGTGTTGGCTCAAGCCAACACCTCGAGGAGAACTGTAGCTAACACCTTCATGCtcaacctgtgtgtgtccgACCTGCTGTTCTTGCTGTCTCTTCCGCTGTGGGCCGTCTACTATTCCCGGGGCTACAGTTGGCCCTTTGGCCGGGTGGCCTGCAAAATATGTGGGCTGCTCCTCCACTTCAACCTTTATGcctccatcttcttcatcaCATCCATGAGCATAGACCGTTACTTGGCCATCGTGCATCCCTTCCGCTCCCAAAGTGCACGAAACCCCAAGCGTGCCCGGCTCACGTGCGTCCTGGTGTGGGCTTTGGCGTTTGTTTGTTCGGCCCCCACATTGGCTCTGAGGGACACACGCTATATAATGAACTTTAGTGTGGAGGCCTGTGTGATTCTATATCCTACTCATACATGGTACATGAGTCTGGTCTTGATGAAGATAATTCTGGCCTTCCTCTTGCCTCTGATCATCATCTCTTGTTGTTACTATGCTATTGGCAGACATTTGGTGGCTGGCACATGGCCAATAAGAATGCAGAATTCCTCACCATCCTCCAGCATGCCCTCTTTTAAATCCACGGAATCCCACCAGAGCAGCTGTAAACCAGAGAGACCCCCGACCCCCTGTGTGAACCCCAGCTCAAGCAGTGACAGACCCATGCAGGGCAGGGGGGTGGAGCGGGTTTTGTGGACAGTTGCTGCTGTAGTCCTggccttcttcttctgctggtTTCCCTTTCACTGTGTGACCTTCATGGATGTGCTCACGAGTGAGGGCTGGTTGGACGGCTGCTGGGTAACCTGGACCATTCATAACCTCACCCCTCTTACCCTCTGCTTGGGCTTCTCTAACTCAGCCATCAACCCCATGCTCTACTGCTTCATTGGGAACCATTTCCGGGGCCGTCTCAGTGGCTTCTGCAAGGgcttgtgtgcttgtttgaAGTCCCGTGGGGACGATCACAATCAGAAGAGGAGCTCATTCAGCACCAGACTGAGCTCATTCTCTCGAAAACTCAGTGACCTGAAAGACCTGGCGATTGTGGAGCCCACTGGTCCTTCTTAG